The Pseudoalteromonas rubra region TAATGGTAACCAGCGGAAAAAACATTAAAAACCAAGGCCAAAAATTCTTATACCAGGGAGTAGGGTTCATAACGACTCAACAGCTTAATTTCAGTGGCAATATTCTATCTTATTTGGGGTTAAATACCTAAAAAAAAGCCTCCGATTGGAGGCTTTTTTGATCTTAAATAAACTTATAATCTATTCGATTATTTCTCCTGAGAGAGGCTGTACACATAGGCTGTAAGCAGGTGTACTTTGTCTTCACCCAGAATGTCTTTCCAAGCTGGCATTACACCAGCACGGCCATGACGCAGTGTTTCTTCAACAGCACGTTGAGAACCACCGTACAACCAGATGTTATCGGTCAGGTCAGGCGCACCAAATGGCAGGTTGTGAGCGACAGAGCCCTTACCGTCCATACCGTGACAAGCCGCACACATTGCGAACTTCGCTTTACCAGCATCAGCATCTTTTTGGTTTACTTTACGGCCAGACAAACTCAGTACATATGCAGTCATTTCTTTAATGCCCTGGTCACCCAGTGCATCCTGCCAACCTGGCATCGCAGCAACACGACCTTGCAGTAGTGTTTCTTTGATCTTGTCAGGTGTACCGCCGTACAACCAGTCATTGTCTGCCAGGTTAGGGAAGCCCATTGCACCACGAGCATCTGAACCATGACACTGTGCACAGTTTTGCGCGAACAAACGTTGACCAATTTCAAGTGCTTTTTGATCTTTTGCCAGTGTTTCGATGTCTTGCTCAGCAAATGCTTTGAAGATAGGACCAAAACGTTCGTCAGCAGCTTCAAACTCTTTATCAAGTTGAACCCAGTGACCGTTTGCTTTGGCTTCTTCAATTGCTTTTTTAGACTCCTCGAGAGACGTTACGCCCTGGTTAGAGCTTGTCCAGTTCAAAAAGCCTGCAAAGTTACCTAAACCTGGGTAAGCAGCAAGATAGTAAACAGACCAGATAAATGTTGCGAAGAACATGTAAGTCCACCACTTTGGTAGTGGGTTGTTTAGTTCTTCGATTCCGTCAAACTCGTGACCACAGCTTTCGCCTTCTTCAACACCTGCATAGTTTTTCAGGTTCCAAAGCAGCAAGCCAAAGATCAGAGCCAGAC contains the following coding sequences:
- the ccoP gene encoding cytochrome-c oxidase, cbb3-type subunit III; protein product: MTSFWSIWVIVLTLACLALIFGLLLWNLKNYAGVEEGESCGHEFDGIEELNNPLPKWWTYMFFATFIWSVYYLAAYPGLGNFAGFLNWTSSNQGVTSLEESKKAIEEAKANGHWVQLDKEFEAADERFGPIFKAFAEQDIETLAKDQKALEIGQRLFAQNCAQCHGSDARGAMGFPNLADNDWLYGGTPDKIKETLLQGRVAAMPGWQDALGDQGIKEMTAYVLSLSGRKVNQKDADAGKAKFAMCAACHGMDGKGSVAHNLPFGAPDLTDNIWLYGGSQRAVEETLRHGRAGVMPAWKDILGEDKVHLLTAYVYSLSQEK